The following are from one region of the Nicotiana tomentosiformis chromosome 7, ASM39032v3, whole genome shotgun sequence genome:
- the LOC138896131 gene encoding uncharacterized protein, which yields MVKLTEHCSAILQNELLQKCGDPGSFTIPCSLGTLNFDKSLCDSGASINLMPLSIYTKLENEIGEIRFAPLSLQLADQTTIIPEGIVEDVLVRVDKLVFPVDFIVVKINENKEVPIILGRPFLVTGRAILGIHDRKLMLRVGEETVTLEINVKTGVKREKPAVSVE from the coding sequence atggtcaagctcacagagcattgtagcGCAATCTTGCAAAACGAACTCctacaaaagtgtggagatccagggagttttactataccttgctcgttaggtactcttaattttgataagtctttgtgtgattctggtgcctcaattaacttaatgcctttgtctatttacacgAAGCTGGagaatgagattggagagataaggtttgCACCattatctttgcagctggcagaccaaacaactatcatacccgaggggatagtggaagatgtcttagttcgggtagataagttggtatttcctgtagactttaTAGTCGTGAAGATAAATGAGAATAAGGAGGTCCCAATCattctaggaagaccattcttagtgacgggtagagcaatattaggcatacatgatagaaaactcatgcttagagtgggtgaagaGACGGTGACTCTTGAGATAAATGTAAAAACGGGGGTGAAACGGGAGAAGCCGGCTGTAAGTGTTGAGTGA